One Mugil cephalus isolate CIBA_MC_2020 chromosome 12, CIBA_Mcephalus_1.1, whole genome shotgun sequence DNA segment encodes these proteins:
- the LOC125017917 gene encoding trace amine-associated receptor 13c-like: MEIQDQVELCFPHLLNTSCRKPTLHWSEAGVLNILLSSISVITVALNLLVIISVSHFRQLHTPTNILLLSLAVSDFLVGLLSMPVEIFRKTTCWVFGDALCSLCGFLTCNIVSASIGNILLISVDRYVAICYPLHYPTRVTVTKVKIGVCLCWVCSSFYTGFYVKDVLTEPNKTKSCYGECVLVVDYITGSVDVVISFIVPITVIVVLYLRIFVVAVSQARAMRFHVTAVKVQVSLTVTRKKSELKAARTLGVLVVVYLICYCPYYCYIVSEAVLSTTSGTFVAFLAYFNSCLNPVIYALFYPWFRGAVKLIVTLQILKPGSCGASIM, from the exons GGTCTGAAGCTGGAGTCTTGAACATTCTGCTGTCGTCCATCTCTGTGATCACAGTGGCTCTCAACCTGCTAGTCATCATCTCAGTCTCCCACTTCAG ACAGCTTCATACACCCActaacatcctcctcctctctctggctgtgTCAGACTTTCTTGTGGGCCTGCTGTCGATGCCGGTAGAAATCTTTAGGAAAACAACCTGCTGGGTGTTTGGGGATGCTCTCTGTTCTCTTTGTGGATTTCTAACTTGCAACATTGTCTCTGCCTCCATAGGAAACATTCTGCTCATATCAGTTGACCGTTATGTGGCCATTTGTTACCCTTTGCATTACCCCACCAGAGTCACTGTGACAAAAGTGAAAATTGGCGTTTGTCTGTGCTgggtttgttcttctttctacACTGGTTTTTATGTGAAGGATGTCCTGACTGAACCAAACAAGACTAAATCCTGCTATGGAGAGTGTGTGCTGGTTGTTGACTACATCACAGGAagtgttgatgttgttatatCCTTCATTGTTCCCATTACTGTCATCGTAGTTCTGTATCTGAGAAtatttgtggtggctgtgtctcAGGCTCGTGCCATGCGCTTTCATGTTACAGCTGTCAAAGTCCAGGTTTCACTGACTGTgacaagaaagaaatctgagTTGAAAGCAGCCAGGACTCTTGGTGTTCTTGTAGTTGTATATCTCATATGTTACTGCCCTTATTATTGCTATATTGTGTCTGAGGCTGTGCTCAGTACTACATCTGGAACTTTTGTAGCCTTCCTGGCTTATTTCAATTCTTGTCTAAACCCTGTGATTTATGCACTGTTTTATCCCTGGTTTAGAGGTGCTGTTAAACTCATCGTCACTCTGCAGATACTGAAGCCTGGCTCCTGTGGGGCCAGCATAATGTAG